Proteins encoded within one genomic window of Brassica rapa cultivar Chiifu-401-42 chromosome A09, CAAS_Brap_v3.01, whole genome shotgun sequence:
- the LOC103840993 gene encoding BTB/POZ domain-containing protein At3g50780, translated as MAEIKKITKAEQQGQTKIRSVPVAVTPEGFWCCPSPVAFQKTLKSHHSLHKPKHSPTEKKPAEKEKEKEKRPSSTTIRSVIASDEQQQQQSNSEETTHHSIAVPVTVQERPERQKVETLPRKVAIEFGEPGSSDAKVILVGKQGFCVKLSVHKKVLVDHSSFFAKKLSDKDSVFACLEIESCEDAEIYVETVGLMYCKDMKQRLMKQNVSRVLRVLNVAELLGFGSCVQSCLDYLEAVPWVGEEEEEKVISSILRLKTEGVSVVTTPVLKRVASSSVDPPKETLSRIIELVLRSKEEKSRREMKSIVLKLLREQNGNNVAENFNETIYSSCQSCLDSVLSLFRQDESDAKQIGVEADNLTWLLDVLAERQAAEEFSVTWANQKELALLHEKVPLVSRYHISRVTSRLFVGIGRGELLPSKDTRLLLLTTWLQPLFKDYNWLQHGCRSFDGKLVEEGIGRTILTLPLEDQQRILMSWLGSFLNGGDGCPNLQRAFEVWWRRSFVRPYSDRQGSGVSQTDSTSKE; from the coding sequence ATGGCTGAGATCAAGAAGATAACAAAAGCAGAGCAGCAAGGACAAACCAAGATCAGGAGTGTACCAGTAGCTGTAACTCCTGAAGGCTTCTGGTGTTGCCCTTCTCCCGTAGCTTTCCAAAAGACTCTCAAATCTCACCACTCTCTCCACAAACCCAAACACTCTCCGACCGAGAAGAAGCCCGccgagaaggagaaggagaaggagaagagacCCTCCTCCACGACTATTAGATCCGTCATCGCTTCAGAcgagcagcaacaacaacagagCAACTCAGAAGAGACCACCCATCACAGCATCGCCGTCCCGGTGACGGTCCAAGAGCGTCCAGAGAGGCAAAAGGTCGAGACTTTACCGAGGAAAGTGGCCATCGAGTTCGGCGAGCCAGGGAGCAGCGACGCTAAAGTGATTCTGGTGGGGAAGCAAGGCTTCTGCGTGAAGCTGAGTGTTCACAAGAAGGTCCTTGTTGATCACAGCAGCTTCTTCGCTAAGAAACTCTCCGATAAAGACTCTGTTTTCGCCTGTCTTGAGATCGAGAGCTGCGAAGACGCTGAGATCTACGTCGAGACCGTTGGGCTCATGTACTGTAAAGACATGAAGCAAAGGCTTATGAAACAGAACGTGAGCAGAGTCCTCCGTGTCCTTAACGTTGCGGAGCTTCTTGGTTTTGGTTCTTGTGTTCAGTCTTGTTTGGATTATTTAGAAGCTGTGCCTTGGGTtggtgaagaggaagaggagaaagTGATCTCTTCGATACTTCGATTAAAGACAGAAGGTGTTAGTGTTGTTACTACTCCTGTGTTAAAAAGAGTTGCTTCCTCTTCTGTGGATCCGCCTAAAGAGACGCTCTCACGCATCATCGAGCTTGTGTTGAGAAGCAAAGAGGAGAAGAGCCGTCGCGAGATGAAGTCTATTGTTCTGAAGCTTCTCAGGGAGCAGAACGGGAACAATGTAGCTGAGAATTTCAACGAGACGATCTACTCCTCTTGCCAGAGCTGCTTAGACTCGGTCTTGTCTCTGTTCAGACAAGACGAGAGTGATGCTAAACAGATAGGTGTGGAAGCTGATAACCTCACGTGGCTGCTTGATGTGTTGGCGGAAAGACAAGCAGCAGAGGAGTTTTCAGTCACGTGGGCTAACCAAAAGGAGCTCGCTTTGTTACACGAGAAGGTTCCTTTGGTGTCTCGTTACCATATAAGCCGTGTGACGTCTAGGCTCTTCGTAGGGATAGGGAGAGGAGAGCTGCTGCCTTCGAAAGACACTAGGCTTTTGCTGTTGACCACGTGGCTGCAGCCTTTGTTCAAGGACTATAACTGGCTGCAGCACGGTTGCAGATCGTTCGATGGGAAGCTTGTGGAGGAAGGGATAGGGAGGACGATACTGACGTTGCCGCTGGAAGATCAGCAGAGGATTTTGATGTCTTGGCTTGGGAGCTTCTTGAATGGTGGAGATGGTTGTCCGAATCTGCAGAGAGCTTTTGAGGTTTGGTGGAGGAGATCGTTTGTTAGACCTTACTCAGATCGTCAGGGTAGTGGGGTGTCTCAGACGGATTCGACTTCAAAAGAGTGA